From the Halorhabdus utahensis DSM 12940 genome, one window contains:
- a CDS encoding gamma-glutamyltransferase family protein produces the protein MPSPDLDRFSSRRSTVYGQRGVVATSQPLAAQAGLSVLEDGGNAFDAAVATAAALNVVEPTSTGLGGDVFAAYRTADGEVGAMRSSGPAPQEATIDAVREAVAGADDTAPEDVEMPFTGPHTVTVPGTARGWEATVERFGRVSLAEALQPAIRYATEGYPVSERIASAWEHGEDLFEDDHARGTYLFDGEAPSVGQTVHLPALGESLRRVAEAGADVVYEGEIGEAIAREVQDHGGFLTTEDLAAFEPEFVEPVLSTYGDVEVFELPPNNQGLIALEALNIAAEVGAGDHPIDSPESVHYLVEATKRAFHDGHRYITDPEFENHPPLASQSWAEKRAADIDETASDDVTFGVPGANAEDADTVLLCVADDAGNVVSFINSRFAGFGSGLVAGDTGIALQNRGASFSLDPDHPNSLAPGKRPFHTLIPALARLGADDWAAFGVMGGYMQPQGHVQVLSNLVDHDLPLQAALDRPRWRYREDGTLAVEPHFDSQTAAKLVRKGHDVRVLTGEYFGGAQLVRNDGGTLSAATEPRKDGNAVGY, from the coding sequence ATGCCATCCCCCGATCTCGATCGGTTCTCCTCGCGTCGGTCGACCGTCTACGGCCAGCGGGGCGTCGTCGCGACCAGCCAGCCGTTGGCCGCCCAGGCCGGCCTGTCAGTGCTCGAAGACGGCGGCAACGCCTTCGACGCCGCCGTCGCTACCGCCGCGGCGCTGAACGTCGTCGAACCCACCTCGACGGGCCTGGGTGGCGACGTCTTCGCGGCCTACCGGACCGCGGATGGCGAGGTCGGCGCAATGCGGTCTTCTGGCCCGGCCCCCCAAGAGGCCACGATCGACGCCGTCCGTGAGGCCGTCGCCGGCGCGGACGACACCGCCCCGGAAGACGTCGAAATGCCGTTCACCGGCCCCCACACCGTCACCGTGCCCGGAACCGCGCGGGGCTGGGAGGCCACCGTCGAGCGCTTCGGCCGGGTGTCCCTCGCCGAAGCGCTCCAGCCGGCGATCCGGTACGCCACGGAGGGGTATCCAGTCTCCGAGCGGATCGCGTCGGCGTGGGAACACGGCGAGGACCTGTTCGAGGACGACCACGCCCGCGGGACCTACCTCTTCGACGGCGAGGCACCCAGCGTGGGCCAGACGGTTCACCTGCCGGCACTCGGGGAGTCACTGCGTCGGGTCGCCGAGGCGGGGGCCGACGTCGTCTACGAGGGGGAGATCGGCGAAGCCATCGCCAGGGAAGTCCAGGATCACGGCGGGTTCCTCACGACCGAGGACCTCGCCGCGTTCGAACCCGAGTTCGTCGAGCCCGTCTTGAGCACCTACGGCGACGTCGAGGTGTTCGAACTCCCGCCGAACAACCAGGGGCTGATCGCGCTGGAGGCGCTGAACATCGCCGCAGAAGTCGGTGCCGGCGATCACCCGATCGACTCGCCGGAGTCCGTCCATTACCTCGTCGAGGCGACCAAGCGAGCCTTCCACGACGGCCACCGCTACATCACCGACCCGGAATTCGAGAACCACCCGCCGCTGGCTTCCCAATCCTGGGCGGAGAAACGCGCAGCCGACATCGACGAAACGGCAAGCGACGACGTGACCTTCGGCGTCCCGGGCGCGAACGCCGAGGACGCCGACACGGTGTTGCTCTGTGTGGCCGACGACGCGGGCAACGTCGTCTCGTTCATCAACTCCCGGTTCGCCGGCTTCGGCTCCGGGCTGGTCGCCGGCGACACCGGGATCGCGCTCCAGAACCGCGGGGCGTCGTTCTCGCTGGATCCCGACCACCCCAATTCGCTCGCACCCGGCAAGCGGCCGTTCCACACCCTGATCCCGGCGCTCGCCCGCCTGGGCGCGGACGACTGGGCGGCCTTCGGCGTGATGGGCGGATACATGCAGCCCCAGGGGCACGTCCAGGTGCTCTCGAACCTCGTCGATCACGACCTCCCCCTCCAGGCCGCGCTGGATCGCCCGCGCTGGCGCTACCGCGAGGACGGCACGCTCGCGGTCGAACCCCACTTCGACTCACAGACGGCGGCGAAACTCGTCCGGAAGGGCCACGACGTCCGGGTGCTCACGGGCGAGTACTTCGGCGGCGCACAGCTCGTCCGCAACGACGGCGGGACACTCTCGGCCGCGACCGAACCGCGCAAGGACGGTAACGCCGTCGGCTACTGA
- a CDS encoding PAS domain S-box protein, translating into MSRSETIRILHVDDEPDLTELAATFLEREDDRIVVETASSAADGLDVLDDFAADCIVSDYDMPGRNGIEFLKAVRERHPELPVILYTGKGSEEVASEAISAGVTEYMQKEAGTDQYTVLANRITNSVEQYRARQAAERTRERLTELSESTTDCLWMFDREWEELVFISGYEDVWNRSESAIRDDPRDFLYGVHPDDRALVEDAMARLSNGETIDVEFRILRGDDDPGAVWMKGEPVRDDEGAVVRVVGFTRDITERREQRRRLETLISNLPGIAYRCRNEPGWPMEFVRGECETLTGYTADAIERGDVDWSEDVLHPEDSEDMWNRVQDAVDADRPFEVTYRIRTKDGDTRWMWERGQMVDATGQDTEILEGFITDITERRRRERELERYEAYLQESTDIITVLDADGTVKYQSPAVTRILGYEPGELLGKSGFDYVHPEDVDTVRAAFAELAGEPEGTITVECRFRTADGGWRWLEVNGSNQLDTEPINGIVTNNRDITDRKKREQELESILHEMDDAIFVHPDGGPFTFVNQAAVERYGYTEAELHTMTPADLNVPSEPGEVAERVQAVMASGQAVFETEHRTRSGETIPVEINATTVTFHGDRSILSIVRDISERKSTEHESQRPNRD; encoded by the coding sequence GTGAGTCGTTCCGAAACGATCCGGATTCTCCACGTCGACGACGAGCCGGATCTCACCGAGCTGGCCGCGACGTTTCTCGAACGGGAGGACGACCGAATCGTGGTCGAAACCGCGTCGAGCGCCGCGGACGGTCTGGATGTCCTGGACGACTTCGCGGCCGACTGTATCGTTTCGGATTACGACATGCCCGGGCGAAACGGTATCGAATTTCTCAAAGCCGTCCGTGAGCGCCACCCGGAGTTACCCGTCATCCTCTATACTGGCAAAGGATCAGAAGAAGTCGCCAGTGAGGCGATCTCCGCCGGTGTGACCGAGTACATGCAAAAGGAAGCCGGGACTGACCAGTACACCGTGCTGGCGAATCGTATCACCAATAGCGTCGAACAATATCGTGCCCGTCAGGCGGCCGAACGGACGCGCGAGCGACTGACGGAGCTCTCCGAAAGCACGACGGACTGTCTGTGGATGTTCGACCGCGAGTGGGAGGAACTCGTCTTCATCTCCGGCTACGAGGACGTCTGGAACCGGTCGGAATCCGCTATCCGGGACGACCCACGGGACTTCCTGTACGGCGTCCATCCGGACGATCGAGCGCTCGTCGAAGACGCTATGGCCCGCCTCTCGAACGGCGAGACGATCGACGTCGAGTTCCGGATCCTGCGTGGCGACGACGATCCGGGCGCGGTGTGGATGAAGGGTGAACCCGTCCGCGACGACGAAGGGGCCGTCGTCCGGGTCGTCGGGTTCACTCGCGACATCACCGAGCGGCGAGAGCAGCGCCGGCGGCTGGAAACGCTGATCAGCAACCTCCCCGGCATCGCCTATCGGTGTCGCAACGAACCCGGCTGGCCGATGGAGTTTGTCCGTGGGGAATGCGAAACTCTCACCGGATATACTGCCGACGCCATCGAGCGCGGCGACGTCGACTGGAGCGAGGACGTTCTGCATCCGGAAGACAGCGAGGACATGTGGAACCGCGTCCAGGACGCTGTCGACGCCGACCGACCGTTCGAGGTCACGTATCGCATTCGAACGAAAGACGGTGATACCAGATGGATGTGGGAGCGGGGGCAGATGGTCGACGCCACCGGACAGGATACCGAGATACTGGAGGGGTTTATCACCGACATCACCGAGCGAAGGCGACGGGAGCGCGAACTCGAACGGTACGAGGCCTATCTTCAGGAGTCGACGGACATCATCACCGTGCTCGATGCGGACGGGACGGTCAAGTACCAGAGTCCCGCAGTCACGCGAATCCTGGGGTACGAGCCGGGAGAACTACTGGGAAAGAGCGGATTCGACTACGTCCACCCCGAGGACGTGGATACGGTTAGGGCCGCGTTCGCCGAACTCGCCGGCGAGCCCGAGGGGACCATCACCGTCGAGTGTCGGTTTCGCACGGCCGACGGCGGGTGGCGCTGGCTCGAGGTCAACGGCTCGAACCAGCTCGACACGGAGCCGATCAACGGGATCGTCACGAACAACCGCGACATCACCGACCGGAAGAAACGCGAGCAGGAACTCGAATCCATCCTCCACGAGATGGACGACGCCATCTTCGTTCACCCCGATGGCGGGCCGTTTACGTTCGTCAATCAAGCTGCCGTCGAACGGTACGGCTACACGGAAGCGGAACTCCACACGATGACCCCCGCGGACCTCAACGTGCCATCGGAACCGGGCGAGGTAGCTGAGCGCGTCCAGGCAGTCATGGCGTCCGGCCAGGCGGTGTTCGAAACCGAGCACCGAACCCGATCCGGGGAGACGATTCCCGTCGAGATCAACGCGACGACAGTCACGTTCCACGGGGACCGGTCGATCCTGTCGATAGTCCGGGACATCAGTGAGCGGAAATCGACCGAGCACGAGTCCCAGAGGCCAAACCGGGATTAG
- a CDS encoding MBL fold metallo-hydrolase: MKLRFLGGAGEVGRSAILVNESLLLDYGMKTETPPQFPVGTVDPEAVVASHGHLDHVGSIPSLLSGSRRPPIHWTPPTRELALTLARDTLKLHGGTYDCPFTEVDVRRVTQVSETHGYREPFEVAGHEVTFFNAGHIPGSAHVLVDDGETRLLYTGDFHTDNQRLVAGTTARPDADVVLTESTYSDVSHEDRATLEERFAESVKTTLWEGGTVVIPAFAIGRTQEMLMICEAHDIPCYVDGMGKRVTKMLRRHPEFVRDPDALQRAKSHARFVDGRDGQRKRIAAQNTAIVTTSGMLSGGPAMTYIPEIRDRPVNKIALTGYQVEGTPGRDLLETGSAEIDGQRMPVAAQVESYDFSAHADRAGLDAFLDAYRETQLLVNHGDRCEQFAAELAGDGFDATAPSIGETVEVR; this comes from the coding sequence ATGAAGCTCCGGTTTCTGGGTGGCGCTGGCGAGGTCGGTCGCAGTGCGATCCTCGTCAACGAGTCGCTGCTGCTGGATTACGGCATGAAGACCGAGACGCCGCCGCAGTTTCCCGTCGGCACCGTCGACCCCGAGGCCGTCGTCGCTTCCCACGGCCACCTCGATCACGTCGGCTCGATCCCGTCGCTGCTCTCGGGGAGCCGACGCCCGCCGATCCACTGGACGCCGCCGACCCGGGAACTCGCGCTGACGCTCGCCCGGGACACCCTGAAGCTCCACGGCGGCACCTACGACTGTCCCTTCACGGAGGTCGACGTCAGGCGCGTCACCCAGGTCAGCGAGACCCACGGCTATCGCGAGCCCTTCGAGGTAGCCGGTCACGAGGTCACCTTCTTCAACGCCGGCCACATCCCCGGCAGCGCGCACGTCCTCGTCGACGACGGCGAAACCCGACTGCTGTACACCGGCGACTTTCACACTGACAACCAACGGCTGGTCGCAGGAACCACCGCACGCCCTGACGCGGACGTGGTGCTCACCGAGAGCACCTATTCGGACGTCTCCCACGAGGACCGGGCGACCCTTGAGGAGCGCTTCGCCGAGAGCGTCAAGACGACGCTGTGGGAGGGCGGCACCGTCGTGATCCCCGCCTTCGCCATCGGTCGGACCCAGGAGATGCTCATGATCTGTGAAGCCCACGACATCCCCTGCTATGTCGACGGGATGGGAAAGCGGGTGACAAAGATGCTCCGCCGGCATCCGGAGTTCGTCCGCGATCCGGACGCCCTCCAGCGCGCCAAATCACACGCCCGGTTCGTCGACGGTCGCGACGGCCAGCGGAAACGCATCGCGGCACAGAACACGGCGATCGTCACCACCAGCGGGATGCTCAGCGGTGGCCCCGCGATGACCTACATCCCCGAAATTCGGGATCGGCCGGTCAACAAGATCGCGCTCACGGGGTATCAGGTCGAGGGGACGCCGGGCCGGGACCTGCTGGAGACGGGCAGCGCCGAGATCGACGGGCAGCGGATGCCAGTCGCCGCGCAGGTCGAGTCCTATGACTTCTCCGCGCACGCCGACCGTGCGGGCCTCGACGCGTTCCTCGATGCCTACCGCGAGACGCAACTCCTCGTCAATCACGGTGACAGGTGCGAGCAGTTCGCCGCCGAACTCGCCGGCGACGGGTTCGACGCGACGGCACCCTCTATCGGCGAGACGGTCGAAGTCCGATAG